GGAAGCGCAGCACGCCGTCCGTGATCTTCAAGGTGTGGTCGAGCTGCTCGAGAAGCTGGTGATCGCCGTCGGGAGTCTCGAACTGGTAGAGCCGGTACTCCGCGTCGGCGCGATGATCGATCTCGTAGGCGATCCGACGCATGCCCCAGTCGTGCGCGCCCACCAGCGTGCCCGCGCGCTCGATGGCGGTCTGCACGCTCTGGGCGATCTCCGCGCGACGGTCGTCCGGCGCGTTCGGATCGAGCAGCAGCATCAGGTCGTAGAGCGGCATGAGGCAGCGGACCTTAGCAGCGGGGGCGAGGAATCCGGGCCTGGTGGCTTAGTGGGACATGACAAACCGGCGAGCGGACGCGACCCCCGGTCTTCTCGACCGGGT
This portion of the Thermoleophilaceae bacterium genome encodes:
- the rpsF gene encoding 30S ribosomal protein S6 — protein: MPLYDLMLLLDPNAPDDRRAEIAQSVQTAIERAGTLVGAHDWGMRRIAYEIDHRADAEYRLYQFETPDGDHQLLEQLDHTLKITDGVLRFRIIRLKPGSPPPPTPRQAGRPREIAPEPEETATVAPRSVADAPRVDDEDAD